Proteins co-encoded in one Bemisia tabaci chromosome 9, PGI_BMITA_v3 genomic window:
- the LOC109030837 gene encoding uncharacterized protein: MGDTDISINKQEPITIGAIVNPSLLWACYPPGVNKKSTYLKHQIDEELNEYFSSRVNRIPVPPENLEKHARVSVRYNNLWFRGVVMGRKLDGRKELFSVLLVDVGVEINDMTDNMIFELPKKIQEYEVQAFLITLHGIVPLSVEVDISAGKTVLETSRSWGPYQHNVFRNILENHDAAYFKTIIVKENVRHGVLYITKGKEKINLNQILVNSKLAHDLSCEIDVTKYLSRKSSYHRFVLSILKSENQRKIPTYSSSGAESIESANISRSTSRVDQVQTVEKSKDFSIPKDDCKSDHPRYHDDFIERSPESRGKTCIYPAGFQLPNKKKSQVQAVETGEDYAIPKDECKNNHARYRDDFIERSPESRGKTCIYSTGFQLPNKKKSQVQAVETGEDYDIPEDDYIYKNNHARYRDDFIERSFESRGNDRISSPGFQLPNKKKSQVQTVEKSEDFANPKDDCKHNHARYHDGFIERSPESRGKTSIYPAGFQPPNKKKSDHQLVGKESTSKTSLSKLTSRVGQAQTVDRSEENTASIDDSKNNDTNYFHNFRENSPEGRARTCIYPAGSQHKNKKENIRQVHGYGASIQNTDNSNVRIEKTTGLKLVVKSSNNDLKSADSIQISLEQNDEKTSLKESMNSSLSSKNEVNLSGDETVISLSETDNKPRGRIWNNIMAPRNQSNDDKDASSGEECDIELPPRRSKATFKEPEQKSKILLMFNKSLETSSSVDCSTDPVARACFKGAEDCVTERNASGHTHLSKNTVPDSSFSERVRLAASTLRTITTPDKVSMLTSLHSFSNAKNVSRNIHAPTQNVFDASNPSNGEKTKK, encoded by the exons ATGGGGGATACAGACATCAGCATCAATAAACAAGAGCCGATCACCATTGGGGCCATTGTGAATCCGAGCCTTTTATGGGCCTGCTACCCACCAGGAGTAAATAAGAAATCCACTTATTTAAAACATCAAATTGATGAGGaacttaatgaatacttttcttcgcGGGTGAATCGGATACCTGTTCCTccagaaaatcttgaaaaacatGCT CGCGTTTCTGTGCGATACAATAACTTGTGGTTCAGAGGAGTTGTAATGGGCAGAAAGTTAGATGGGCGGAAAGAATTATTCTCGGTACTGCTGGTTGACGTGGGTGTTGAAATCAACGACATGACCGAtaacatgatttttgaacttcccaAAAAGATCCAAGAATACGAAGTTCAAGCATTCTTAATAACTTTACACGGTATTGTGCCTCTGTCAGTGGAAGTCGACATTAGCGCTGGAAAAACTGTTTTGGA gacaTCACGGAGCTGGGGCCCGTATCAGCATAATGTGTTTcgaaatattttagaaaatcaCGATGCAGCTTATTTTAAAACGATAATTGTCAAAGAAAATGTGAGGCACGGTGTTCTTTACATTACCAaaggcaaagaaaaaattaacttaaaccAGATTCTGGTCAACTCAAAACTTGCTCACGACCTGAGCTGTGAAATTGATGTAACCAAGTATTTAAGCCGAAAAAGTAGCTACCATCGATTTGTACTGAGTATTCTTAAAAGTGAAAACCAGAGGAAAATACCCACATACTCTTCAAGTGGTGCAGAAAGTATAGAATCAGCGAACATCTCTAGGTCAACTTCAAGAGTGGACCAGGTTCAAACGGTTGAAAAAAGTAAAGACTTTTCCATCCCTAAAGATGATTGTAAAAGTGATCACCCCCGTTATCATGATGACTTTATAGAACGCTCGCCTGAAAGTAGAGGAAAAACTTGTATCTACCCTGCTGGTTTTCAACTTCCAAATAAGAAGAAAAGCCAGGTTCAAGCGGTTGAAACAGGTGAAGACTATGCCATCCCTAAAGATGAATGTAAAAATAATCACGCTCGTTATCGTGATGACTTTATAGAACGTTCGCCTGAGAGTAGAGGAAAAACTTGTATCTACTCTACTGGTTTTCAACTTCCAAATAAGAAGAAAAGCCAGGTTCAAGCGGTTGAAACAGGGGAAGACTATGACATCCCTGAAGATgattatatttataaaaataatcacGCTCGTTATCGTGATGACTTTATAGAACGTTCGTTTGAGAGTAGAGGAAATGATCGTATCTCCTCTCCTGGTTTTCAACTTCCGAATAAGAAGAAAAGCCAGGTTCAAACGGTTGAAAAAAGTGAAGACTTCGCCAACCCTAAAGATGATTGTAAACATAATCACGCTCGTTATCATGATGGCTTTATAGAACGTTCGCCTGAAAGTAGAGGAAAAACTTCTATCTATCCTGCTGGTTTTCAACCTCCAAATAAGAAGAAAAGCGACCATCAGTTGGTAGGTAAAGAATCAACTTCAAAAACTTCACTGTCTAAATTAACTTCAAGAGTGGGACAGGCTCAGACGGTCGATAGAAGTGAGGAAAATACCGCCTCTATAGATGATAGTAAGAACAATGatacaaattattttcataaCTTCAGAGAAAATTCGCCAGAAGGTAGAGCCAGAACTTGTATCTACCCTGCCGGTTCtcaacataaaaataaaaaagaaaatatccgACAGGTTCATGGGTATGGAGCCTCGATTCAGAACACTGATAATTCAAACGTCAGAATCGAAAAAACCACCGGGCTGAAACTTGTTGTGAAATCTTCAAATAACGATTTAAAATCAGCCGACTCTATACAAATTTCTCTGGAACAGAACGACGAGAAAACCTCCCTTAAGGAAAGCATGAATTCGTCGCTATCAAGCAAGAATGAAGTTAACTTATCAGGAGATGAAACTGTGATTTCTTTATCAGAGACTGATAATAAACCAAGAGGGAGGATTTGGAATAATATCATGGCTCCTCGTAATCAATCTAACGATGATAAGGATGCGAGTAGCGGTGAAGAATGTGATATTGAGCTTCCTCCAAGGAGGTCCAAGGCCACTTTCAAGGAGCctgaacaaaaatcaaaaatactaTTAATGTTTAACAAGAGCCTCGAGACAAGTTCATCAGTGGATTGTTCAACTGATCCTGTTGCTCGTGCGTGCTTTAAAGGTGCTGAAGATTGTGTTACGGAGAGAAATGCATCTGGACACACACATCTGTCAAAAAACACAGTACCCGACTCATCTTTCTCTGAGCGTGTGAGGTTAGCAGCTTCAACGTTGAGGACGATTACGACACCTGACAAAGTCTCAATGCTCACCTCTCTCCACagtttttcaaatgcaaaaaatgtatcaagaAACATCCATGCACCTACGCAGAATGTCTTTGATGCCTCGAACCCgtcaaatggagaaaagacaaaaaagtaa